A region of the Oceanihabitans sp. IOP_32 genome:
AGCCCCTTTTTGTAACGCAATGGTGTTTAAAACGCTGGTACCATTTAATGCTTCGTTCGCTGTGATTCCTAAAGTTTTATAAATCATCGATTTTCTAGAAATCCCAACAAGCAAGGGCTTGTCTAGCATTTTAAAAAGCTCTAGTTCATTTAATATTTCGAAATTTTGTTCCCTGTTTTTGGCAAAACCAAAGCCAGGATCTACAATCATATCGATAATGCCCAATTGTTTTGCAGCGGCCATACGCTCAGAAAAATAAAACAAAATATCTCTAATAATATTATCGTATTGGGTTTGCTGTTGCATAGTTTGTGGCGTGCCACGCATATGCATCATAATATACGGTACGTTTAATTGGGCAATGGTGGGTAGCATGTTGTCGTCTAATTTCCCTGCCGAAATATCATTAATCATGCAAGCACCGGCGTCTACACAAGATTTCGCCACGGTACTTCTAAACGTATCAATGGAGAGCAGTGTTTCTGGAAATTCATTTAAAATCAGATTAACAATAGGTATAATTCTTTTTAATTCGTCGATTTCGCTCACAAAATTGGCGTTTGGTCGCGAGCTATAGGCACCAATATCTATAAAAGTAGCACCCTCATCAAGCATTTTTTCAGTCTGATTTAAAATGTCTTTTTCGTTTTTGTACTGGCCACCATCGTAAAACGAATCGGGGGTAACATTTAATATACCCATTACTTTTGGCGATGATAAATCAATAAGTTTTCCTTTGCAATTTATAGTCATTGTTGTAAGACAGCGTTTAGGTTATAAAATTCAAAGTTATAACTAAAACTGCAGCTTTTTTAATTCATTTTAAAAGTTTGAAGCTTGAATTTTGAACTTTGAACAATTTAATCGAAATTTACACAAAATTGATTTTTATAGATGCAAGATACCTCAAAACAATACGACGCTGTAATAGATAGGTGTAAAAGTTTATTTGTAAAAAAAATGGCCGATTACGGAAGTGCATGGCGTATATTGCGTTTACCATCATTAACCGATCAAATTTTCATTAAAGCCCAACGCATTAGAAGTCTGCAGCAAAATGAGCTAAGAAAGGTAGACGAAGGCGAAGTAAGCGAATTTATGGCCATTGTAAATTATGGTATTATGGCGCTAATTCAATTAGAAAGGGGTGTGGTAGACCAACCAGATTTAACTACAGAAGAGGCTATAGAATTATACACACAACAAGCTGCCATTGCAAAACAACTTATGGAAGATAAAAACCACGATTACGGCGAAGCTTGGCGAGATATGCGCGTAAGCAGCCTCACCGATTTAATTTTGCAAAAAATTTTACGGGTTAAAACCATCGAGAATAATAAAGGTACTACCTTGGTGAGTGAAGGGGTAGATGCCAATTATCAAGATATGGTAAACTATGCGGTTTTCGCTTTAATTCATTTAAATGAAGACTAACACGTCATCTCAAAAGTATTGTTTAAGACATATTATTAACATTTAATTAAAAAGCACTTCTGTTTTAACAGCAAAAAATCATGAAACATCCATAATTAAAACTTGATGCTCAAGGAAAAGATAACATGGATGTCGCAGGTTGCCGATGTAAACACAATAATTAAAAACACATGAAAATACTAGTAGCAATAAGTAGAATATTTGTTGGCGTTTTATTTATCCTCTCAGGCTTAGTTAAACTAAACGACCCATTGGGCTTTTCGTATAAATTAGAAGAGTATTTTGGTGCCGATGTTTTAAACCTGGAGTTTTTAATACCCTATGCCTTGGGTATCTCCATAATCGTTCTGGTTTACGAGGTGATTTTAGGTGTTTTCTTGCTCATTGGATACAAGCCTAAATTTACAGTTTGGAGTTTGTTATTAATGATTGTGTTTTTCACTTTCTTAACCTTTTATTCGGCCTATTTTGATAAGGTAAAAGATTGCGGTTGTTTTGGTGATGCTTTAAAATTATCGCCTTGGGGAAGTTTTATAAAAGATATTGTTTTACTAGTTTTTATTCTTGTATTATTTGTAGGATTAAAACATATAAAACCGGTATTTAGCAAATTAACAACCACAATAATTGCGCTACTGGGTTTTATATTCAGTTTATGGTTTGGCTATCACGTGCTTATGCATTTACCAGTTATAGATTTTAGAGCATATAAAATAGGGAATAATATTGCAGAGGGTATGACGGTACCAGAAGACGCCCCAAAAGCCGTACAAGAATTTACCTGGGTATTTAATATTAATGGCGAGGAGAAAGAGATTATAACCGATGGTAGCTATCCAAACGTCGATGGAGACTATGTAAGTGTAGAAACGCGTGTAATACGAGAAGGCTACCAACCACCAGTAGTTGATTTTTCAATTGAATCGGACTCTGAAGATTTAACCGACTATTACTTAAGTCAAGAAAACCTCATTGTGGTAGTGTCTTATAATTTAGATAAAATTGAAAAAGAAGGCGCTTTAAAATTAAAAGCCATGAGCGAAGAGGCTCTAGATAAAGGTTATACCGTAATTGGTTTATCGGCCTCTGGTCAAGAGTCTAAAGCGCGTATTAATGAGGCTTATAACTTAGATATAAACTGGTATATTTGCGACGAGAAAGCTTTGCAAACCGTAGTTCGCGCCAATCCTGGAATTTTAGAATTGAATAAAGGGACTATAATGCAAAAATTACACTGGAATGATTTGGAAGACTTAAAGCTTACCAAACAAGCGCCTAAGCCCGAAGCAAAAAAAGCTGAGGAAAACATCGCTTATTTTATAAATCAAAAACCTTCAACAAAAGCAGAAGTAGAAGCCTTAGATTCCGCAACAATTGATAGTGTTAACGTTATTAAAACCGCAGAAGCTCTCAAGGCGTATAACATGGAAAATGCCACTCATTATACTGGGATTATTGAAGTAATATTAAAAAAAGAGTAACACATAATTATAAAAACGGCTTTAATTTTTTGGTAGCCGTAATTAACTATTCAAATAAATACAATGAAAAAAATAAACTATTTAGCACTGTTATTATTTACTGTTTTTAGCTGTAAAACCGAAGTTTCTAAACAATTTTCAGAAGAGGCTTTAAACGACAGCTTAATTACCTTAAACGGAGAAAGGATTAGCTTTAAAGATATTTTAAAAAGCCACGAGGGCAAAACAGTACTTATTGATGTTTGGGCCTCCTGGTGTAAAGATTGTATTGAAGGCATGCCAAAAGTAGAAGCCTTACAAGCCGAATTTACAGAAGTGGCTTATGTGTTTTTATCTCTAGATAAAAGTGAAGACTCTTGGAAAAAGGGTATTGAAAAATACGATGTAAAAGGCGCACATTATTTTATGGCCTCTGGTAAGAAAAGCCCATTAGGTAGTTTTATAAATATCGATTGGATTCCAAGATACATGGTTTTAGATAAGGCTGGGAATATTGTTTTATTTAAAGCTATTGAAGCCGATGATCCTAAGTTAATTGAAGCACTAAAAAAGTAATATTTTAAGTTTAGAGGACATAAAATATTTTAAAAAACATGTTATGAGAAAACAAATAGTTGCAGGAAACTGGAAAATGAATAACGATTTAGCCGAATCTAAAAAACTGGCTAAGCAAGTTGTTAAAAAGATAAAAAAAGGAAAAATTAAAGACACCAAGGTTATTATTGCACCTACATTTGTGAGTTTAGCAAGTGCTGTAAAAGCCACCAAAAAGTCGAAAGTAAAAGTGGCAGCACAAAATATGCATTTCGAGGAAAGTGGTGCGTTTACGGGTGAGGTATCAGCAAAAATGCTCAAGTCTGTTGGTGTAAAAACCGTGATTTTAGGACACTCAGAGCGCAGAGCATATTTTGGCGAAACCGATGCCATTCTAGCCAAAAAAGTAGATGCTGCTTTGGCACATAAAATGACTGTTATTTTCTGCTTTGGAGAAGTTCTAGCCGACAGGAAATCTGGTAAACAAGAAGCGGTAGTAGAACAACAAATTAAAAACGCTTTGTTTCATTTAGAAGGGACAGCGTTTAAAAATATCATTCTAGCTTACGAGCCTGTTTGGGCTATTGGCACTGGCGAAACGGCTAGTCCAGAACAAGCGCAAGAGATGCATGCCTTTATTAGAACCACTATCAAAGAAAAATATGGCGACGAGGTGGCAAACAGCATCTCCATACTTTATGGTGGCAGCTGTAAACCCTCAAATGCCAAAGAGATTTTTTCAAAACCAGACGTAGATGGTGGCTTAATTGGTGGAGCAGCGCTTAATGCCAACGACTTTTACGCTATTATAAATTCATTTTAAAATATTTGTTGTATATCCGTTTTTTATCATAAACGTAAAAAATCTGTGATTATCTGTGTAATCTGCGGGAAATAAATAGTAGCGCTTTATAGAATTGTCCCGCAGATAGCGCTGATTTACGCAAAAAAAAATATGTAAGTGCCACCATATTTCAAAACCAGACGTAGATGGTGGCTTAATTGGTGGAGCAGCGCTTAATGCCAACGACTTTTACGCGATTATAAATTCATTTTAAAATATTTGTTGTATATCCGTTTTTTATCATAATCGTAAAAAATCTGCTATTATCTGTGTAATCTGCGGGAAACAAATAGTAGCGCTTTATAGAATTGTCCCGCAGATAGCGCTGATTTACGCAGAAAAAAAAGATGTAAGTGCCACCATATTATAATAATTTATGGATTTATGATACTTTACGGATAATCAAAAAATATTTTTAGGCGTTATCTCAACAAAAGTTTGGGGTCGCGCTTATCAGCTAAAAATTAATAATAAAATCAATGTCCAATACCGTTTATATAGGTTATAATTTTAAAGTAGCCCCCTTACAACCAGCAACCGAAATTCTTATTGCAGAACTGGGTCAAGCAGGTTTTGAAAGTTTTGTAGAAACTGATGATGGTGTTACCGCTTACATTCAAAAAGAGGAGTGGCACAGTAGTATTCTTGACGATATTTATATTTTAAATTCAGGTGAGTTTAAAATTACTTACGATTTTAATGAGATAGAACAAGTTAATTGGAACGCGGAATGGGAAAAAAATTTCAAACCCATCATTGTCGATAATTTAGTTTCGGTACGTGCACCATTTCACGAAAAACCAGATACATCCTACGACATCGTTATAGAGCCAAAAATGAGTTTTGGTACGGGCCATCATGAAACTACCCACATGATGATTCAACACATCTTAAAAAACGATTTTAAAGACAAGTCGGTTTTAGATATGGGTTGTGGTACTGGAGTGCTAGCCATTTTGGCTGAAATGAAAGGCGCCAAACCTATTGAGGCTGTAGATTACGACAATTGGTGTTATTTAAATAGCTTAGAAAATACAGAACGCAACAATTGCAAGCATATTACCGTGATAGAAGGCGATGCCTCTGTTTTAAAAAACAAGAAGTACGATGTGATTATTGCCAATATTAATCGCAATATTCTATTGCAAGATATGGCCACCTACGCTTCTTGTTTGAATGAAAACGGGGAGCTGTATTTAAGCGGATTTTATAATGATGATATCCCTACTATTATGGCAACATGTGAAAAGTATTTGTTAAAATTTGAAGAAAAACTCGAAAGAAACCAGTGGGTATCGTTAAAATTTATAAATTAGTAACAATTTTAGACAACCATGCAGTATTTTTTGCTGAAAAAATTGCAAGATTATAGGGATTATGGATATTAAGGAAAAAACACTAGAAAAACTACTGTTAAAAGAAGAGGTAGTTACTCAAAATGAAATTGTATTGTTTAATGACGATGTAAACACCTTCGATCATGTTATAGATACACTTATAGCCGTTTGTGAGCACACACCAGAGCAAGCCGAACAATGTGCCATTCTGGTGCATTACAAGGGCAAATGTACCGTAAAAACAGGGGTGTACGACGATTTAAAACCGCGTTGCTCCATGCTGCTCGAGGCGGGTTTAAGTGCCGAAATTGTATAATAAAAAAGCTCCAAAATAAAATTGGAGCTTTTTTATTTTATTTACCCATTCTGCCTACCGCGCAACTTACAAAAGATTTTGCTTTTGTGGTTAAAGCGTTTTTATCTCCCGCAACAGGATAGCCCAGTTTAGTTAACAAGCTTGTAACCGTTTCTAGTTCTGCTTCCGTACTGTGATTAAACGACACCGAATTGCTAGCGTTGTCAACCTTAACATCAGATATTTCTGTTAATTCATTTAGTCTGGTTACAATCGTATTGGCGCAACCGCCACATTTTAAGTTTTGTATTTCTAAAGTTGTATTCATATTATTATAAATTATTAATGGTGGTGTTGTAGTCTTTCCGCGATAGCGAAACCCCAGCGCAAAATAAGAAACTTAAATTAATTTGATGGGTAACTTTGGTTACATTAAGCTGGTCTCTTTATAGACAATATAAACGGCCATAATTAATGTAAAAAAGCCGAAGCCTTTTTTTAGTTTCTTACCGCTTATAAATTTAGATAGATAAACGCCCAGTATGATACCAAGAATGGAAGTGATTGTAAATGACAGCAAAAATAGCCATTCAATTTGTAAAGTTTGTACGTCGCCTGTAAAACCAATTAAAGAGTTAATCGAGACTATAACTAATGAGGTGCCTACTGCTTTTTTCATGGGAATATTGGCCCACAGCACAAGGGCTGGCACGTATAAGAATCCGCCTCCAGCACCTATTAATCCCGTAATGGTGCCAATAATTAAACCTTGAATAAAGGTTTTGTAATAGGCTTGTTTTGTGCCAATCGCATCTGTCTTTTTTTGGTTTTTAATCATTAAAACCGAAGCGAACAGCATAATTATGGCAAAAAATACCATGATGGCCATGCCTTTTGTTAAGGTATAAGCGCCAAAATTTAAAATGGTGTCTGGAATCCCTGGAACTAAATACCTACGTGATAAGTACACGGCTAAAAAAGAGGGAAATGAAAAAGCTAAACCGGTTTTAAAATCGACTAAGCCTTCTTTAAATTTTTGATAGGTACCCACCATAGAGGTGGTGCCTACAACAAATAAGGAATAAGCAGTAGCTAAAACAGGATTATAGCCCAGTAAATACACCAATAAGGGCACGGTAAGTATAGAACCACCACCGCCAATAAGGCCCATAACGAGACCAACAATTAAAGCTCCTACATATCCTATTATTTGTATGGTTTCCATTTAATGTGGCAATTTATCTTTTAAAACACCATAAATAAAGGTGCCTACTAGAGCTGCCAATATTACAATAAGTATGCTGTATACGCCTGTACCTAATAAAACATACATGGGGCCAGGGCAGGCGCCCACAAGAGCCCAGCCTAAGCCAAAAAGCGTACCACCAGCTAGGTACCTGCTAAAGCCATTTTCTTTTTTAGGCACAAAAATTT
Encoded here:
- the folP gene encoding dihydropteroate synthase, producing MTINCKGKLIDLSSPKVMGILNVTPDSFYDGGQYKNEKDILNQTEKMLDEGATFIDIGAYSSRPNANFVSEIDELKRIIPIVNLILNEFPETLLSIDTFRSTVAKSCVDAGACMINDISAGKLDDNMLPTIAQLNVPYIMMHMRGTPQTMQQQTQYDNIIRDILFYFSERMAAAKQLGIIDMIVDPGFGFAKNREQNFEILNELELFKMLDKPLLVGISRKSMIYKTLGITANEALNGTSVLNTIALQKGASILRVHDVKEALESITLVEQLSQ
- a CDS encoding DUF1599 domain-containing protein translates to MQDTSKQYDAVIDRCKSLFVKKMADYGSAWRILRLPSLTDQIFIKAQRIRSLQQNELRKVDEGEVSEFMAIVNYGIMALIQLERGVVDQPDLTTEEAIELYTQQAAIAKQLMEDKNHDYGEAWRDMRVSSLTDLILQKILRVKTIENNKGTTLVSEGVDANYQDMVNYAVFALIHLNED
- a CDS encoding BT_3928 family protein; amino-acid sequence: MKILVAISRIFVGVLFILSGLVKLNDPLGFSYKLEEYFGADVLNLEFLIPYALGISIIVLVYEVILGVFLLIGYKPKFTVWSLLLMIVFFTFLTFYSAYFDKVKDCGCFGDALKLSPWGSFIKDIVLLVFILVLFVGLKHIKPVFSKLTTTIIALLGFIFSLWFGYHVLMHLPVIDFRAYKIGNNIAEGMTVPEDAPKAVQEFTWVFNINGEEKEIITDGSYPNVDGDYVSVETRVIREGYQPPVVDFSIESDSEDLTDYYLSQENLIVVVSYNLDKIEKEGALKLKAMSEEALDKGYTVIGLSASGQESKARINEAYNLDINWYICDEKALQTVVRANPGILELNKGTIMQKLHWNDLEDLKLTKQAPKPEAKKAEENIAYFINQKPSTKAEVEALDSATIDSVNVIKTAEALKAYNMENATHYTGIIEVILKKE
- a CDS encoding TlpA family protein disulfide reductase yields the protein MKKINYLALLLFTVFSCKTEVSKQFSEEALNDSLITLNGERISFKDILKSHEGKTVLIDVWASWCKDCIEGMPKVEALQAEFTEVAYVFLSLDKSEDSWKKGIEKYDVKGAHYFMASGKKSPLGSFINIDWIPRYMVLDKAGNIVLFKAIEADDPKLIEALKK
- the tpiA gene encoding triose-phosphate isomerase, which gives rise to MRKQIVAGNWKMNNDLAESKKLAKQVVKKIKKGKIKDTKVIIAPTFVSLASAVKATKKSKVKVAAQNMHFEESGAFTGEVSAKMLKSVGVKTVILGHSERRAYFGETDAILAKKVDAALAHKMTVIFCFGEVLADRKSGKQEAVVEQQIKNALFHLEGTAFKNIILAYEPVWAIGTGETASPEQAQEMHAFIRTTIKEKYGDEVANSISILYGGSCKPSNAKEIFSKPDVDGGLIGGAALNANDFYAIINSF
- a CDS encoding triose-phosphate isomerase, which encodes MSKPDVDGGLIGGAALNANDFYAIINSF
- the prmA gene encoding 50S ribosomal protein L11 methyltransferase; translated protein: MSNTVYIGYNFKVAPLQPATEILIAELGQAGFESFVETDDGVTAYIQKEEWHSSILDDIYILNSGEFKITYDFNEIEQVNWNAEWEKNFKPIIVDNLVSVRAPFHEKPDTSYDIVIEPKMSFGTGHHETTHMMIQHILKNDFKDKSVLDMGCGTGVLAILAEMKGAKPIEAVDYDNWCYLNSLENTERNNCKHITVIEGDASVLKNKKYDVIIANINRNILLQDMATYASCLNENGELYLSGFYNDDIPTIMATCEKYLLKFEEKLERNQWVSLKFIN
- a CDS encoding ATP-dependent Clp protease adaptor ClpS; this translates as MDIKEKTLEKLLLKEEVVTQNEIVLFNDDVNTFDHVIDTLIAVCEHTPEQAEQCAILVHYKGKCTVKTGVYDDLKPRCSMLLEAGLSAEIV
- a CDS encoding heavy-metal-associated domain-containing protein; the encoded protein is MNTTLEIQNLKCGGCANTIVTRLNELTEISDVKVDNASNSVSFNHSTEAELETVTSLLTKLGYPVAGDKNALTTKAKSFVSCAVGRMGK
- a CDS encoding sulfite exporter TauE/SafE family protein, with protein sequence METIQIIGYVGALIVGLVMGLIGGGGSILTVPLLVYLLGYNPVLATAYSLFVVGTTSMVGTYQKFKEGLVDFKTGLAFSFPSFLAVYLSRRYLVPGIPDTILNFGAYTLTKGMAIMVFFAIIMLFASVLMIKNQKKTDAIGTKQAYYKTFIQGLIIGTITGLIGAGGGFLYVPALVLWANIPMKKAVGTSLVIVSINSLIGFTGDVQTLQIEWLFLLSFTITSILGIILGVYLSKFISGKKLKKGFGFFTLIMAVYIVYKETSLM
- a CDS encoding DUF6691 family protein; this translates as MKFLKFLFIGIFFGIVLIKSEAISWYRIYEMFRFQSFHMYGIIGTAIAVGLGFTQLAKRGLIKNHKGDKIFVPKKENGFSRYLAGGTLFGLGWALVGACPGPMYVLLGTGVYSILIVILAALVGTFIYGVLKDKLPH